The genomic window GCACCCCTCCTAAGTGGGCACCCAGCCGGTTTCATATTGACAGCGGCGGGCGTTGCGGCTAGTTTTGCCCGACCATGAATGACACCGGCATAAATGGCGAAGAGCTCGCCGCACAGTACGACCCGCCCCGACATCGGCACACCCTGCAGGTCCTCACCTGTTGCCTCATCGGCTTCATCTGCTTCCTCGGCGCCTACATGCGCATACCGGTGCTGCCGCTGTTAGCCAGCGGCATCGGCGCAGGCACCACGGAGATCGGTCTCATCAACGCCGCCTTCATGCTCTCCGCCGGCATCCTCGCCGTTCCCGCGGGCCTCTTGTCGGACCGCATCGGCATCCGGCCGGTGCTGCTCACCGGGCTTGCCCTCATGAGCTGCGCGTCCCTTCTCATCCCCTTCTGCGGCACGCCCCTTCTGCTCGGCGTCATCTACCTCGTCTTCGGCATGGGGCTTTCCGCCTTCACCCCGACCATGATGTCGTCGGTGGCAAAGGTGGTCCCGCGCTCTCACGTCGGTCGCGCCTACAGCTGGTACACCACCGCGGTCTACCTCGCCATGACCATAGGTCCGGCCAGCGGCGGCTGGTTCGGCCGCATCATCGGCATACGTGAGGTCTTCTTCGTGTCGGGGGGATTGATCCTGCTGGCGCTGGCGGCGGTCCTCTTCTTCCGTCCCGGGCAGGGGGAGGAACACCACGCCCACGCCGAAGAGCACCCGGAGCACCTCTCCGGGGTCTTTTCGAACCGCAGGCTCATGGCCGCCCTAGTCGGGACCCTCGGAGGATGCTTCGGCTTCGGCATGTTCATTTCTTTTCTCCCGCTGCACGCCCGCGCCCAGGGGCTCAACGTTGGGGAGATCGGCATCGTCTTCGCCGCTCAGGCCCTCATGAACGTGCTGCTGCGTATCCCGTTCGGCCGACTGAGCGACCGGGTGGACCGCGGCCTCATGTCCGGCACCGGCCTTCTCGTCTGCGCCGTCGCCGTCATGCTCACCGGTCCCGCCCAAGGGATGGCCGCGCTCATCGCCTGCGCCTGCCTCCTCGGGGCAGGCATGGGGGTCTGCTTCACCGCGCTCAGTTCGCTCGTCGTGGTGGTCACCCCTCCAAAACAGCGCGGGCTGGGCCTTGGTCTCTACAACAGCTGCGTCTACCTAGGCATGATGCTCAGTTCTGCAACCATGGGGATAGTGATCAAGAGAACCAGCTTTTCCCTAGGCTTCATGGTGACCGGCGCCGCGACCTTCGTGATGGCGCTCCTCTTCTTCTGCCTGTACCGCACCGTCGTCTCCGCTCCGGAAAAAACGGGGGCGGCCCGATAATCTCCCGGACCGCCCCTTCTTGCCACACCGTTACGTGACGTACTCCCCTTCTCTTTCCGCCACGCAGCTCTATTTCCCGAGCACCGCCTTACCCTGGGCGAGCTTGTCGGCTTCGGCCGCGCTGATCACCTTCGCGCAGAAGATGTCCGCCTCCTTGAAGGAGCCGGCAGCCTTGGCGGGGTAGTCGTCGACCTGGGCCGGGTTGATGCTGAGATAGATCCACATCTCCTTGACGGTAGCGAGCTTGACCAGGTAGGTATCCCACTCCTTCACCCGGACCACCGACTGGATAGAGGGGATCGCCTTAAAAACGGCCTCTCCCTTGCCTGACGAAGCCGATGGCTGCTGCGCATTTGCCAGCGCCGTCACCAGGCCGACCGCTTCGAGCTCCGGGCTCTTTTCCCACGCAAGTCGCAGCGCCTGTTTCTTCCCTTTCCCCGCGCCACTCTCCTTGTCCTGCAACGGTACTGCCGACACGCCTACCACAGCAGGCTTGGCAGGCTGGACCGGTTGGGACTCCGCAGCCGGCTTACCCGTTTGCGGCACGCTCTCCGCCGCGGGCGCCGGCGGGCCGCCGGGCGTCATCGCCCCTTTCTGCAACGCTCCGCCGACTGGGAAGGGAAGCCCGGTTACCACCGGGGTCGCGGCCGACGGCGCCGCCCCGTTCACCTTCATCTTTGCCAGAATGTCCGCCTGGGTCGCCAGGGTGATGCCGCCGCTGATCATGCCGTACCCTCCCAGGAAGGGGTGGGGCTTCGATTGGAGCAGGGAGAGGCACTCGGTCCGACGCCCCAGCTTCTCCTTGTCCAGAAACGGGAGGGAACCCGCGCCCTGAAGCCGCTCGACGTCCCGGCTCCACTGCTCGAAGTCGATGTCCCGGCGCACCGGAAGGTCAAGGAGGAAGTCGAGCTGATGCAGGCCGCTCACCTTGAGCATCAGGATGACGCAGCTCCACTTCTGGATCTGGTTCAGCCTGTGATAAGCGGGCTCGTAGTCGGCAAAGGCGTCGTAATGCCGGTCCCACCACCCGAGGAATTCCTTGCTCTGGTAGTTAGGGGCGGTCTCCTCCTTGCCCGGCGTCAGCATGTTGGAAGAGGCGGCGTAGACCCTGGTCGCCGTCGGCTGGAACAGGGTCTTGTTCCCGTACACCTCGAAGGCGTCCTGCTTGAGGCCGAACCAGAGCCTCGTGTTGGCCGCCCGGCCGTACCCCTGCCAGTACAGTTTCGGAATCAGGATCTCAGTCATGGGGCGGAACCCCTTGATGGCTACCTTCGGCGACCCCCCCTCGTAGTCCATGGCCCACATCTTGGCGAGGAGGTCGGTGTAGAAAAGCATCATGCCCGCCTGCGTCCCCTGCAGGTTCCCGTCGTAGCGCGCCTTCTGGTAGGTGTGGTACTGCTGGATGCTGTAAATGGCCGAGAAGACGCGCATGTCCGCGTCGCTGCCCGATGCCGAAAGGGCGCGCAAGAGCGCCACCAGAGGGGCATCGCTCCTCGTCATCCTGACGCGCTGCGCGACGGTGCCGAGGTCCGAGGCGGAGGCACCGACAAAGCCCGGGTTCCGTATGAGCGGCGAGGTTCGCACGAACTCCTCCAAATCAGAGGCGAACGCGCCGTAGTCCATGTCGAGGTCGAGGGAGAAGCCGATTTTGGCGGGGCTCCCCGGTGCGATGTAGGCCTGGTAGAGCGCAGCGATCTCTTCCACCGTCACCGCGCGGCGCGCGTCGTGCCCGTAGGAGCGCGCGCCTATGAGCAGGGCGCCCGGGCTCCACTGCACCATGACGACGTCATCGGCGTTCTTGAGAAACTTCCTGAGCTCGGGAAGGTTGGAAACGGAGGCGGTGCTGTAACCGTACTCGGCGGTAAAGACGGCGGCGGTATCGAAGCTTTTCTCGAACGAGATGTCAAGGCTCGATGCCCCTTCGGGGAGCGCGTAGGTGAAGACGGAGATCTTCTCGGGGAGGGAGTTGCTCTTCGCGTAGCTCTTGTCGATGAGGGAGCCGATGAGCGGCTTATCGCCGCGCTTCTCCCTGGGTATGAGTACGGCCCACTCCTTGTCGGAGACCGCGAACACCCTTCCCTTCGACACCTCCCCCGGAGCGGTTTCCTTGAGCGACGGGTGGCGGATGGGGATCTCTTCCCCCGTCGATACACCGAGCTCGTTTTTCAGGCCGTACGCGGCCCAGTCGCGCACCTGCTCGTCCTTTTCGTCCGTGCTCAGTGTGCCGAGGAAGGAAACAAGGCTCGATATGTCGACGGAGACGTTTGCCGGGTGGGCGGCAACGGCCTGGGTGTTGAGGTCTGAGACCAACAGGAAGGCGACGAGGGTCATGCAGGTGAGAAAGGCTCTGAGGAGCAACGGACATCCGGTCGTGCGGGGCGGGAAACGGTGCATAGCATCTCCTGACAATAACAATTCATGTGCCGCCGATTTCTATCGCACTATATAGATATCCCCCTTTCATGTCAAAGCCACTTTTCCCGTGCGGCGGTCCATCGGGGCGGCGCGCACTGCCACCCGCGTCTTTTGCAGCTCCCAGAGTTCCTCGCGCAGAATGAACTCAAATTTCCTACCTCCGCACCATTCCATCCCCCAAGCGTGCACGTTTCCAATTTGCACGTAGGCGTTCCTGATTGACCTGTCCGCGTTTAAAACTGACACGGGCAGGGGTCAGGCTTGTACGCGCGCGTTTAAAATCCCCATGTCCGCGTTGTAAGTTAGTACGTCCATGTTGCAAGTTTCCATGAGCATGTTTCAAGTTAGTATGTCCACGTTGAACGTTTCCATGGAATCGTTTTAAGTTGATACATCCGCGCTGCAGTTTTCCACCACCGCATTTCAAGTTGGTACGTTCGCATTGCAAGTTTCCGCAACCGCATTTCAAGTTAGTACGTTCGCATTGCAAGTTTCCACAACCGCGTGGAGACTTGGTTTGTCCGCGTTGCAAACTACAACGGGCGCGTTTCAGGTTAGCACGCGGACGTTGCAATTTTGTACCGACGCGCGTGAGGCGGGGCCCGCCCCCTCACGCCCAACCGCCCTGCTTCCACTACCAACCCACGACGAGTTCACCGCCAGAGAATCGCCGCGCAGGTAGTAGCCCTCCCAGGAGAAGTATCCTCCGGCGTGCCCGGCGCTCATACCTTGTGAGATGGACATCATG from Geomonas ferrireducens includes these protein-coding regions:
- a CDS encoding MFS transporter; translation: MNDTGINGEELAAQYDPPRHRHTLQVLTCCLIGFICFLGAYMRIPVLPLLASGIGAGTTEIGLINAAFMLSAGILAVPAGLLSDRIGIRPVLLTGLALMSCASLLIPFCGTPLLLGVIYLVFGMGLSAFTPTMMSSVAKVVPRSHVGRAYSWYTTAVYLAMTIGPASGGWFGRIIGIREVFFVSGGLILLALAAVLFFRPGQGEEHHAHAEEHPEHLSGVFSNRRLMAALVGTLGGCFGFGMFISFLPLHARAQGLNVGEIGIVFAAQALMNVLLRIPFGRLSDRVDRGLMSGTGLLVCAVAVMLTGPAQGMAALIACACLLGAGMGVCFTALSSLVVVVTPPKQRGLGLGLYNSCVYLGMMLSSATMGIVIKRTSFSLGFMVTGAATFVMALLFFCLYRTVVSAPEKTGAAR